TCACGTCGAATCCTGCCAGCCTTTCGATTGCTCAGGGCCAGACCGCCGCATTCTCCGTCGCGGCAGCGGGAGATGCTCCGTTCAGCTACCAGTGGTACATAATTACTCCTGGCGGTTCGACGGGAGCTGCGATCGCCGGTGCCACCGCGAGCACCTATACCACCCCGGTAGAGGGACTTGGTTCCAGCGGCTCGCAATACTACGTGACGGTGACGGATACTTGCGGGACCGTTCTCACCAGCACCTCGGCTACTCTCACGGTCACCGCGGGCAATGTGCCGCCCACCATCACCGTGCAGCCTGTGCGCCAGACCGCAGCCGTTGGCAGCACCCCAACGTTTAGCGTGACCGCCGTCGGGCCTGGTACGCTCACCTACCAGTGGTATCGCATTCCAGCGGGAAGCACCACCGGCACCGCGAGCGCCGCTCCAATCTCGGGCGCAACCGCTGCCACCTACACTGTGCCAGCGACAAGTACTACTGCCACCAACGACCAGGACGGCTACTATGTCATTGTTTCGAACAGTTACGGGCAGGCTGTATCTCAATCAGCCATCCTTGCGATTGGCGCTGGAATCGTAATTACGCAGCAGCCAGTCACCCTATACGTCAGCGCGGGAGCGTCGGCGACCTTATCCGTAACCGCGACTTCTACCGCCCCACTGACCTATCAATGGTATAGGGCAGCTCCCGGAACCACCGTCTTCAACGCAATCGCAGGGGCGACGGGCGCGACCTACACGCAGGCTTCTACTGCCACCACGGACTCCGGCTCGGTATTTCGTGTCGTGGTTAGCAACGGATCCACTGCGTCTGTCACCAGCAGTTCCGCTTCGCTATTTGTCGGAGCTCTGCCTACTATCGGCAATCTTTGCACTGGCTGGACCGCAGTTGGCAGTGCGCAACCGCCTTCCCCTCCACCCTGCGCCATTCAATTTTTTGCCACAGCTTCAAACAATCAAACCAGCGCGATTGTCTGGCCGAGCCTTATTCCTACGGGCAACCTTCGGATCAGTTTTACGGTTGCTACCAGTAATGCAACCACTCCCCCTGCGGACGGCTATGCCATGGTCCTGGGCGACCCATCTCTCGGAGCAACGCTGAGCAAGAACGGTGCCTTTGGAAGCGGTCTGGGCGCTCAAGGTATTCCTGGAGTCGTGGTC
The nucleotide sequence above comes from Tunturibacter empetritectus. Encoded proteins:
- a CDS encoding immunoglobulin domain-containing protein, giving the protein MQKVAASFDSLIASSLFPSRRVMVGSAPRSSRLGMLRSGCIQLLTATLVLLVMTACGGGGGGSNSSQSPTITTQPANQAVTVGQTATFSVTATGTAPLTYQWSNNGTAIAGATSSTYTTPATAIGDNSSKFTVTISNSSGSANSNPATLTVTIGLPVITTQPVSVNVCDNASATLSVTATNAGTYQWSLNGSPITGATSSSYFIASASAIDAGSYTVTVTNAAGSVTSQAATVLVGTSITSNPASLSIAQGQTAAFSVAAAGDAPFSYQWYIITPGGSTGAAIAGATASTYTTPVEGLGSSGSQYYVTVTDTCGTVLTSTSATLTVTAGNVPPTITVQPVRQTAAVGSTPTFSVTAVGPGTLTYQWYRIPAGSTTGTASAAPISGATAATYTVPATSTTATNDQDGYYVIVSNSYGQAVSQSAILAIGAGIVITQQPVTLYVSAGASATLSVTATSTAPLTYQWYRAAPGTTVFNAIAGATGATYTQASTATTDSGSVFRVVVSNGSTASVTSSSASLFVGALPTIGNLCTGWTAVGSAQPPSPPPCAIQFFATASNNQTSAIVWPSLIPTGNLRISFTVATSNATTPPADGYAMVLGDPSLGATLSKNGAFGSGLGAQGIPGVVVVFDDYHDTNDPPVPYIAVTRGETNLFRNPYFFLNTNVPPLATPGATVSHDYVVSVVQGAMTVTIDGLQVFSGSVTVPPVAYLYFTASTGDFTEQTVISNVSATVAAPSN